Proteins from a genomic interval of Physeter macrocephalus isolate SW-GA chromosome 21, ASM283717v5, whole genome shotgun sequence:
- the LOC102993103 gene encoding heterogeneous nuclear ribonucleoprotein D-like, which produces MDNRQQFPEGLLIQVTKNLHDARKMFIGGIPCDTSKQTLLEYLTQFGEMIDFIIKTHPDGVSRGFGFVLFKDSATVEKVLQVKEHKLDGKKIDIKRAEAIEFKPPPRRVFVGGLNPRMSEAKIRNYFGAFGVIENIERPFCPGTNKRRAFCFITYTDEKPVRKLLEARYHLTDSGWCEIKIALPKIYLKSQRRGGRANVCGAVGGGVGRSPSTVFMPVPFSACNEGFNFSDQMYGDFPNAYNNQPIFNTYGEDYFLGHNYGTHGCGTAFTN; this is translated from the exons ATGGACAACAGACAACAGTTCCCTGAGGGACTTCTAATCCAAGTCACCAAGAATCTCCATGACGCCAGAAAAATGTTCATCGGGGGAATACCCTGCGATACCAGTAAGCAAACTCTTCTTGAATACTTGACCCAATTTGGCGAGATgatagattttattattaaaacccATCCAGACGGTGTTTCCAGGGGGTTTggatttgtgctttttaaagataGTGCCACCGTTGAAAAGGTGCTCCAAGTCAAAGAGCACAAACTGGATGGCAAAAAAATCGATATTAAAAGGGCTGAAGCCATAGAATTTAAACCTCCACCAAGAAGAGTTTTTGTCGGGGGGTTGAATCCTCGTATGTCTGAAGCAAAAATCAGAAACTATTTTGGGGCATTTGGTGTGATTGAGAATATTGAGCGTCCATTTTGTCCAGGAACAAACAAAAGACGAGCTTTCTGTTTTATCACATATACTGATGAAAAACCAGTGAGAAAGCTGTTAGAAGCCAGGTACCATCTGACTGACTCTGGGTGGTGTGAAATAAAAATTGCACTCccgaaaatatatttgaagtcaCAAcgcagaggaggaagag CAAATGTTTGCGGGGCGGTTGGAGGCGGTGTTGGCAGAAGCCCTTCTACTGTTTTTATGCCTGTTCCCTTCTCAGCCTGTAATGAAGGGTTTAATTTTTCTGATCAAATGTATGGCGATTTCCCTAATGCCTACAATAATCAGCCAATTTTTAATACCTATGGTGAAGATTATTTTCTTGGCCATAACTATGGGACCCATGGGTGTGGAACTGCATTTACTAATTAA